In the genome of Paenarthrobacter ilicis, the window AGTTGTGTGCCACGTCCTGATGATGTCTGCCAGCGGTTCAGAAGGATCGGATCTCTCAGGGGCGTAAGGGCACGAGGCGGCCAGCGGCGCTGCTTCCCCGGGCTGCGGCGCTTTGCCTCCCCGGTGAATCCGCAGAGGCGGACAGTGACAGAATGATTCGGTGGCCGCACCGAATTCGCTGATCTCCTTACTGGGCCGGACCCAGGACCCGGAGCAGCTCCGTCACGTCCACACCATTCCTGCCCGGAAGGCCGTCAACGAACCCTGGCCCGCGTGGGTCCACCCTGACATTGTGGACGCCTACGGGAATCTCGGAATCCCGGAGCCCTACCGGCACCAGGTACAGGCTGCCGACCTTGCCCACTCGGGCCAGCACGTGGTTATTGCCACAGGCACTGCGTCCGGCAAATCCTTGGCGTACCAGCTGCCCACCCTGGATGCGATACATCGCTCTGAACTGCGGGTTCTCTCAGAGCCGGGCAAAATTCACGACGACGGCGCCGTGACTTTGTACCTCTCGCCCACCAAAGCGCTGGCCGCCGATCAGCTCGCCGCCATCCGTTCACTGAAGCTGCCTACCGTCCGGGCGGAAACCTACGACGGCGACACCGACATGTCCTCGCGCCGTTGGATCCGTGATCACGCAAACTTCATCCTGGCCAATCCGGACATGCTGCACTTTGGCATCCTTCCCAACCACACGTGGTGGGCAAGGTTCTTCCGCCGTCTCCGCTACGTCATTGTGGATGAAGCCCACAGCTACCGTGGAGTTTTTGGCTCGCACGTCGCAAACCTGATGCGACGCCTCCGCAGGATCTGTGCTTACTACGGTGCAGGAACCACCTTTCCGGAGCCGGTGTTCATCGCAGCCTCCGCAACGGCCTCCGACCCGGCAGTCTCATTTGGCCGGCTTATTGGCGCACCGGTTCGCGAAGTTTCCGATGACTGCTCCCCGCACGGTTCCACCACAGTGGCCTTCTGGGAACCCGCCCTGACCGACGTCAAAGGCGAAAATGGTGCGAAGCAGCGCCGGACCGCCGTCGCCGAAACGTCCGACATCCTTGCCAACCTGGTGTCCTCCCGGGTGAGGACAATCGCCTTCATCAAGTCCCGCCGAGGCGCCGAATCCATTGCCTCGATCACCAAACGTCTTTTGGATGAGGTGGACCCCAGCCTTCCGGGCAGGGTGGCTGCCTACAGGTCCGGCTATTTGCCTGAAGAACGGCGAGCCTTGGAGCAGGCTTTGAGGTCCGGCCAGCTCCTGGGGGTTTCCAGCACCTCGGCCTTGGAACTGGGCATAGACATTTCCGGCCTCGATGCCGTTCTGGTAGCCGGCTGGCCAGGAACGCGCGCCTCCCTGTTCCAACAAATCGGACGGGCCGGGCGCGCGGGCCAGGACGCAATCGCAGCCTTTGTGGCCAGCGATGACCCCTTGGACACCTACCTGGTGAACCATCCGGAAGCCATCTTCGACGTCTCCGTTGAAGCTACGGTCTTCGACCCCGGCAATCCGTACGTTCTGGGACCCCACCTCTGCGCGGCGGCCGCCGAACTGCCGATTGGTGCTGCGGAACTGGAACTTTTCGGCCCCACGGCCGAGGGCCTTCTTGACCGCTTGGTGCTCCAGGGCTATCTCCGCAAACGTCCGGCCGGATGGTTCTGGACCCATCCCGAAAGCGCAGCGGGAATGGTGAATCTCCGGGCAGACGGTGGCGGGCCCGTCAGCATCGTGGACACGGAAACCGGCTCCCTTCTGGGCACCATGGATTCTCCGCAAACCCACTACCAAGCGCACACCGGCGCCATATACGTCCATCAGGGTGAAAGCTACCTGGTGGAAGACCTCAACGAAGCCGACCATTGCGTCATGGTCCGGCGGGTCAATCCGGACTTCTACACCACAGCCCGCGATGTCACCCAGATTG includes:
- a CDS encoding DEAD/DEAH box helicase produces the protein MAAPNSLISLLGRTQDPEQLRHVHTIPARKAVNEPWPAWVHPDIVDAYGNLGIPEPYRHQVQAADLAHSGQHVVIATGTASGKSLAYQLPTLDAIHRSELRVLSEPGKIHDDGAVTLYLSPTKALAADQLAAIRSLKLPTVRAETYDGDTDMSSRRWIRDHANFILANPDMLHFGILPNHTWWARFFRRLRYVIVDEAHSYRGVFGSHVANLMRRLRRICAYYGAGTTFPEPVFIAASATASDPAVSFGRLIGAPVREVSDDCSPHGSTTVAFWEPALTDVKGENGAKQRRTAVAETSDILANLVSSRVRTIAFIKSRRGAESIASITKRLLDEVDPSLPGRVAAYRSGYLPEERRALEQALRSGQLLGVSSTSALELGIDISGLDAVLVAGWPGTRASLFQQIGRAGRAGQDAIAAFVASDDPLDTYLVNHPEAIFDVSVEATVFDPGNPYVLGPHLCAAAAELPIGAAELELFGPTAEGLLDRLVLQGYLRKRPAGWFWTHPESAAGMVNLRADGGGPVSIVDTETGSLLGTMDSPQTHYQAHTGAIYVHQGESYLVEDLNEADHCVMVRRVNPDFYTTARDVTQIEVLETSRSVQWGDITVHFGDVKVTTQVVSFQRKALISNEILGEEPLELGARDLFTKAVWFVVENRTLHGAGLVEAQFPGALHAAEHAAIGLLPLVASSDRWDIGGVSTALHADTGMPTIFVYDGHPGGAGFAERGYEKAKTWLSATRDAIKACECEAGCPSCVQSPKCGNKNNPLDKAAAITLLDVLLKESI